The Parvibaculaceae bacterium PLY_AMNH_Bact1 genome window below encodes:
- a CDS encoding TetR/AcrR family transcriptional regulator (Derived by automated computational analysis using gene prediction method: Protein Homology.) — protein sequence MPLSRRDHLMTVARDLFMEHGFHGTGIDRILGEAGVSKKTLYTHFRSKDELILAVLKEHDGSFRNHFMRQVEQISPDPRARLMAVFDVAEAWFETPNFFGCVFINAVGEYSKTDTPIRNACRDFKRQMTDFIVQLAKETGAADYTSLGNQLSLLLEGAIVTAQVSDRETAINSARSAAAVLIDNALNDQVIEH from the coding sequence ATGCCTCTCAGCCGCCGAGACCATTTGATGACAGTCGCGCGTGACCTGTTCATGGAACATGGCTTCCACGGCACAGGCATTGACAGGATCTTGGGAGAGGCAGGCGTCTCGAAGAAGACGCTCTATACGCATTTCCGGTCAAAGGATGAGCTCATCCTCGCCGTGTTGAAGGAGCATGATGGGAGCTTCCGGAACCATTTCATGCGTCAGGTGGAACAAATCTCCCCTGACCCCCGCGCCCGTTTGATGGCAGTGTTTGATGTGGCGGAAGCCTGGTTTGAGACACCTAACTTTTTTGGATGTGTCTTCATCAATGCAGTCGGAGAATATTCCAAGACAGACACACCCATCCGGAACGCCTGCCGCGACTTCAAGCGACAGATGACTGACTTCATTGTCCAGCTAGCTAAAGAAACGGGTGCAGCCGACTACACATCTCTGGGCAATCAACTTTCTCTCTTGCTTGAAGGAGCTATTGTTACCGCGCAGGTTTCTGATAGAGAGACCGCGATCAACTCAGCCCGGTCTGCAGCCGCAGTGCTGATCGACAATGCCCTGAACGACCAGGTGATAGAGCACTAA
- a CDS encoding MATE family efflux transporter (Derived by automated computational analysis using gene prediction method: Protein Homology.), producing MTETAVTPPHADDMSLREHVKRTLTLAGPVIVARAGILVLFTVDTVMVGQVGGEELAFLGLGMAIQGVIMLVCIGLLQGTMILSSQAYGAEEHKKCGEVWRSGTYHALILGVVLGLICLAGEKLLLLFGQSPSLAAGGGSTSIHFGWGMPAMLLYVASSYFLESIQRPRVGMTVMLIVNILNFGLNGMLIFGWGGTGLSLGADGAVIATSAVRWIAALAMVGYIVSLPLRQGEDQFGVWASWKQIVHDALRLSGALGTKMRNLGAATGLAYGLESAAFSSLVFMAGAVGPAALAAHQITNNAVALMVMASIGMAAATAVRVGNAVGRQDPAGVRMAGWVGLGLVAILLSLPALAMLVVPYGIASLYVNELEVLEIARWTLLAAGVFIVADGMMNVAMGSLRGIGDVWVPMFMHIFAFWCVGVPVAWGSAFYFGFGAVGLQIGIGAAVFLSVGLQVVRFSLVSKRPIKRA from the coding sequence ATGACTGAAACGGCCGTCACGCCGCCCCATGCCGACGACATGTCCCTGAGGGAGCATGTGAAACGCACATTGACTCTAGCTGGGCCAGTGATCGTCGCGCGTGCGGGCATTCTCGTCCTCTTTACCGTGGACACGGTCATGGTGGGGCAGGTTGGGGGAGAGGAGCTCGCCTTTTTGGGGCTCGGCATGGCGATCCAAGGCGTGATCATGCTTGTGTGCATTGGCTTGCTGCAGGGAACGATGATCCTGTCGTCCCAAGCCTATGGGGCAGAGGAACACAAAAAGTGCGGGGAGGTCTGGCGATCGGGCACCTATCACGCACTCATCTTAGGTGTTGTTCTTGGCCTGATCTGCTTGGCGGGCGAAAAGCTTCTCCTGCTTTTCGGTCAGTCGCCGTCTCTTGCAGCCGGCGGCGGCAGCACATCAATCCATTTCGGGTGGGGCATGCCCGCCATGCTTCTCTATGTCGCCTCAAGCTATTTTCTTGAGAGCATTCAGCGGCCGCGTGTGGGCATGACGGTCATGCTGATCGTGAACATTCTAAACTTCGGCCTGAACGGCATGCTGATCTTTGGCTGGGGCGGCACGGGCCTCTCCCTAGGCGCTGACGGCGCGGTGATTGCAACGTCTGCTGTCCGCTGGATCGCAGCCCTTGCCATGGTGGGATACATCGTTTCTCTCCCATTGAGACAGGGAGAGGATCAGTTTGGTGTCTGGGCATCCTGGAAGCAAATTGTCCATGACGCTCTGCGTTTGAGTGGGGCGCTCGGAACGAAGATGCGCAATCTGGGTGCCGCAACGGGTTTGGCCTATGGGTTGGAATCAGCAGCCTTCTCCTCCCTTGTGTTTATGGCAGGGGCGGTCGGTCCGGCGGCCCTAGCCGCTCACCAGATCACCAACAATGCCGTTGCGCTTATGGTCATGGCCTCCATCGGCATGGCTGCTGCGACTGCGGTGCGTGTAGGAAACGCTGTGGGGCGCCAGGACCCGGCGGGTGTCCGCATGGCAGGCTGGGTTGGGCTGGGATTGGTGGCGATTCTGCTCTCGCTACCGGCGCTGGCCATGTTGGTCGTGCCCTATGGCATCGCGTCTCTTTATGTGAATGAATTGGAAGTGTTGGAAATCGCCCGTTGGACACTTCTTGCTGCGGGTGTCTTTATCGTTGCCGATGGTATGATGAACGTTGCCATGGGTTCGTTGCGCGGCATAGGCGATGTCTGGGTGCCCATGTTTATGCACATCTTTGCATTCTGGTGCGTTGGCGTGCCAGTGGCATGGGGCTCGGCTTTCTATTTTGGTTTCGGTGCCGTCGGTCTTCAGATCGGCATTGGGGCGGCGGTGTTTTTGTCCGTCGGGCTACAGGTGGTTCGCTTCTCACTTGTCTCCAAGCGACCGATTAAACGCGCTTAG
- a CDS encoding YHS domain-containing (seleno)protein (Derived by automated computational analysis using gene prediction method: Protein Homology.), translating into MVSLKAFFTAAAAAFLLLGVQVAQAADGHSTVGVAGYDLVSYHANPKPLRGNGHNVSVHDGVTYLFANADNKATFDADPAKFLPAYGGYCAFGVSVGKKFFGDPEVWRIVDDRLYLNLDAKIQDLWLQDVPGKIATADELWGQIEDTPASEL; encoded by the coding sequence ATGGTATCTTTAAAAGCATTCTTCACGGCAGCTGCTGCCGCCTTCCTCCTGCTAGGCGTCCAGGTTGCCCAGGCAGCTGACGGTCACTCAACCGTCGGTGTCGCGGGATATGACCTCGTTTCTTATCATGCCAACCCGAAGCCACTTCGCGGCAACGGCCACAACGTCTCTGTCCATGACGGCGTGACCTATCTCTTCGCAAATGCTGACAACAAGGCAACCTTCGATGCAGATCCAGCGAAGTTCCTGCCAGCCTATGGTGGCTATTGCGCTTTCGGTGTATCCGTCGGCAAAAAGTTCTTCGGGGATCCAGAAGTATGGCGCATCGTTGATGATCGTCTGTACCTGAACCTCGACGCTAAGATTCAGGACCTGTGGTTGCAGGACGTGCCAGGAAAGATCGCGACGGCTGATGAGCTCTGGGGGCAAATCGAAGACACACCAGCAAGCGAACTTTAA
- a CDS encoding pyridoxamine 5'-phosphate oxidase family protein (Derived by automated computational analysis using gene prediction method: Protein Homology.), with product MASTEKKESIGAARALMAQTRSGALGSINQDGSPLVTLVAIAIMEDGAPLLLLSRIAAHTQNILREPHASLLIEGTSDGPDPMTAPRLSLGGKVLALDDAEIANAKARFLEKHPGSEPYDTELDFNYYRLAIESARFNQGFGRFRKLSKTDILRSLGSPEEKTN from the coding sequence ATGGCAAGCACAGAGAAAAAAGAATCCATCGGCGCCGCCCGCGCGCTGATGGCGCAAACGCGCTCGGGGGCACTCGGGTCGATCAACCAAGACGGGAGCCCACTGGTCACTCTGGTGGCAATCGCAATAATGGAGGATGGCGCGCCGCTCTTGCTGCTTTCCAGAATTGCCGCCCACACCCAAAACATTCTGCGCGAGCCCCACGCCTCTTTGCTCATTGAAGGCACGAGCGATGGTCCTGACCCGATGACAGCGCCACGCCTGTCGCTTGGTGGGAAGGTCCTCGCTTTAGACGACGCCGAGATCGCCAACGCGAAAGCCCGGTTCCTTGAAAAACACCCTGGATCTGAGCCTTACGACACAGAGCTTGATTTCAACTATTACCGCCTTGCCATTGAGAGCGCGCGGTTCAATCAGGGGTTTGGACGCTTCCGGAAGCTCTCAAAGACGGATATCTTGCGCAG